One window from the genome of Anopheles merus strain MAF chromosome 3R, AmerM5.1, whole genome shotgun sequence encodes:
- the LOC121597089 gene encoding uncharacterized protein LOC121597089 isoform X8, which yields MDKDGEKKGGGDKKGGGGQSGTGLGGAAGVNDPAALLDAASLFAYWGRDPSAMAAAVSNPLFGSQFGMPGGLGGLMPNAGSGSGSGNDRFAMSHHNQNTMAVAASQAASLAGLHNNWWSMAQLAAQDYFARLQATGMSQLPFSHDLAGAFPAGLGLGAMSAAAAAAAVAATGGNAAGGGAGGSGSGTGGSGGGSGKGGSGGGKGKKRDRSSNSNSSNASSGGGGSAGGMGGMGAGGMGGGVGGSNNSSYKNSPSPSASQAAAAAAYKQSLYSQATLHKELMAITAAAAAAQNQQHSGGGSGGGGGGGGGGSSSSQQSQQHQQQQQQQQQQQQQQLQQQQLQQHQQHQLASLGMLAGLGGTGSSGSASPGSSSSKQKSSSSGGGGSSSSLASPHGASRLIGNDSISITRGSSSPSMSSSKQQPTPSVTISASHGNPGSSSSSSSASSTQQNHLQNLSSSSRSSKDGKGGNSNNANASGGPSAADLGLSASMNALSTLSQFNNLDLTTQQNMTATMNALAASQAKAKDYISSGILNDPSSLLGVRLPPDTEIIKYTSSIVGPKASGGTGRGPKRQRLEPNEYGGGGGGGGSNNSGGGGGGGSGSSHLSSGSGSGGSAGLLPPGLSHHHHHQLGSNGGLGSGASSGTGGSNDRIEVIKLPPTITSNGVYNAGKGAGKDSMMDHMNEWSGLNLSAKGSGGSGGSSSAAATIVSSLTVGGMNSSGSKNQSSGMMEQDDAPLNLSMKPSKSSNEGMRSESTHSASSSSPAMSGASANSLQSLSTITAALGGAGGNANDSSRSRRKSDNKNRRNAAAAAAAAAAAAAAALGAGPLGLDGSVNMSLASAAAAYAAAAPVSTGAGLGTGTNSTSTLNSLLMASVGTGSGTNTITTTSNTTTSGGGSSGSGSGGGIAGGSSSAAGGASSSATAAANVANHQLMAAQLGFNSSLSELLKISNYEEYDYASLSGGSQFKEGRPRNLGRGVSKPKKNTVASLLAQSRAVGSKPLTAQQLLTQDAEIEKLRQAMLEASRNQSMDNSTSNTNTDTESISESGMSESEGEEHINLKELRVPLEKGWRRETVIRGLTRNGHIKGDVYYYPPQSVNKMKGMNQIQLYLDQFKPKDLSRDNFSFSAKAIVGTFLQPAPLPYATDGEFIKMTDVEVARRLEDLKMFTRHAGLGVEQRIEIAKQQQALRDAKKLAKEEMNKNKEKARQAKEAERNERLEQQRKERELKNQQALEAKKKREEELARQKAEEAARKAQEKEQKRQQALLQKEQELAKQKELMYAMEMERERRRQHMALIKQLELRRKFEEKEKKKHQVILDKLIQREKKLVMRKRDTNILAELRKPQEDSEIVDQTVLPSFSRIPGLKLTGTGYADLLMVFEFLHNFGETLGFDMESLPNLQSLHLALTSENAIDAEEELLSVMTHLLVCAIEDPGIPNPGRHTTLLGQTLRQADITHTNVSEILRIYLYAVATGEVKLQSGINLERDRDAPSKHHLVNDEDFKMCSTKNSQFYELLAENARYKLSELLKDKPFVALNPTTKTEILAMLCNDLLMNKAVCKQIDSSLEAQAQLKKERYLLDNKIRKYKMLVARKQRLEQYEKAQQAALEKSLSMKAAEEAKRAEEAAAMAAAAAAAEAAAAAAAEAAASAATASSEEAALAAEGETKLPAGETDATAGDSECEVVENGTVKESAPPVEGEGFNSVPPPEGASGQGELEEGEIVNKKDFGAEGHKTDDDDDDDDNDVVEIVPMPVTCTVTEDSCPNTIPTSSEVEGEENGQSKLDTTAAPESGEPMDTSSVEPSESSSLNQNHTESLNGIDAPTPGGDGCSTRIEGNGPSAHHPLPEEHHAPPTTPPPPPPPPPSQHAIVHPVMQQHNKAIMQLEPGEIPPPGMDISALGMRHMAGGEIQTISVPSTPEESPVKMGEVGGETPNGGVFNIPGKPLTAEMTNGGEQPSQQQQTPQVHQNQSNNSASELDLLSKSMINDHSTCGDRADEDNSDLESEGTQLEEDEDAHLTAEEAQRKYDKILETSFQNKQQLENALNQLRVKCFGQDRYWRRYWNLGKCGGIYVEAMESTQPEMYRYENALEEVQSRPDYVPKYAPAIKPENAVKQDPAEDVAAECKKEEGEVDAVKPEIIADAQGTKQKLQPTEDRKRKRCSSVSLKKLKKKKKKQRTTSEGGESFRGNHGSAAGGFNDAADDEDDGDDEEEDGPDDEDDCSRTSFSNGPALEDGRTADSQSDDCKIIEEPEVVQKEGASNGDNGANGQSATREGTGEDRTGSSSEINNGSNGNADGEGHGQKENEAQQENHKSVEDGQSTEGAPNHNATPKKSDDQLMDIEDSIPTAILVQKGNDHDETKTVEVNNQIGGVNVSPHQPSAGSGVSAATPEDDDDVTMVQEETPTITIPDDDTESGDRMPTAPCEGVKTEHDNKGSTTLTDSMNCDMKPKLMENGVEMRDPGELVECQLQEVDDDEEIVTGARGNHGSANDCKPMIAAGDNGGVDRKPRTTTTTSSVISYGSDVEMIEVKDEDSNNCAVRAPITPGSYLYLRNTDTKQEKEFSDQLLNRWFSIVDKELPLSSTECPLPTINGSTPASLARQIFTNITCREICQIQGNRWDIGNNIQFFSVPLEKGVEIHFPNESILSMSGLDDDEINEVIAKKSRPEPLQLSDMKPAFKRETIEYSYSQHHPNQIRLRAEMMAEETADPEEYGNFSLPAYMTLTLSNLTAYVQCDQFQPLQMTPEEEKQLEDVKQHGAPQKTEPQVVPREFRYGWWKINDIEELNELIKALNPRGVRERLLRQSLLESLAESVNLTTPHHVSHPRAAPPPNGYIEPEAWNAWNPSIARRVEVALLDQIEAMEDKVASASMQVKGWQMPQREGDSENGVVEDVTIEMLRERILGLEAAIERRYLKPPLGINTTEAQMAVIAQQESHSTQNNVSNLSNCSNSSAEDENLPKGLLSWRDAVERSVTTAQLSMALYVLESCVAWDKSIMKANCQFCQSGESEDKLLLCDGCDRGYHTYCFKPRMDKIPDGDWYCFECKNKATGDRKCIVCGGLRPPPLGKMVYCELCPRAYHQDCYIPPMLKYPRGKWYCQNCVAKAPPKKKPQRKPKERTTNNSSQSLLNSSLNSSQNQSLNSSHEDIATTPLSPAHSIASTSHEESSAPQHLQPPHSSVPGVPMPAATATASTSSAYHHQLQQQQQQQHPQQPLPPPSHPQQYGGTPLVDANNYAMCHPPVPNETMALYGQQQAQQQQQQQYYQQYYQQQQPSTSVGSALAPPAPPQQPYYPTPVESSATSAATVEQEAQSDYVASGETAQYSATEGYTHAQSTSECEPDQQESPAEVDDQIEASSESPVPAAGGGEFYSPSSNAMNAAGSSTSYLDSDRTPGGHDGEEGSCGGDSSEEYQPRPSPVKDSLCLAGSSSSSSSSISDHQRKERSKERDEAKERAKQEKKATKRLLKELAVCKTILEEMELHEDSWPFLLPVNTKQFPTYRKVIKSPMDLSTIKKRLQDLVYKSREDFIADVRQIFDNCEVFNEDDSPVGIAGHGMRKFFEQRWADLTDKHS from the exons ATGGATAAGGACGGGGAGAAGAAGGGCGGCGGCGATAAGAAGGGTGGCGGCGGGCAGTCGGGAACCGGTCTGGGGGGCGCAGCCGGTGTGAACGATCCGGCCGCGCTGCTAGATGCCGCCTCACTATTCG CGTACTGGGGACGGGATCCGTCCGCAATGGCCGCCGCAGTCTCCAACCCACTGTTCGGCTCACAGTTCGGCATGCCCGGCGGGCTCGGTGGGCTGATGCCGAACGCCGGTTCCGGGTCGGGCAGCGGCAACGACCGGTTCGCCATGTCCCACCACAACCAGAACACGATGGCGGTGGCCGCGTCACAGGCCGCCTCCCTGGCCGGTTTGCACAATA ATTGGTGGTCGATGGCACAGCTGGCAGCACAGGATTACTTCGCCCGCCTGCAAGCGACCGGCATGTCGCAGCTTCCCTTCTCCCACGATCTGGCCGGCGCATTCCCGGCCGGGCTGGGGCTCGGGGCCATGAGTGCGGCGGCTGCCGCGGCCGCCGTTGCCGCCACCGGTGGGAATGCGGCGGGTGGTGGAGCGGGCGGTAGTGGCAGTGGCACCGGTGGGTCCGGTGGTGGCTCGGGCAAGGGCGGCTCGGGCGGCGGCAAGGGCAAGAAGCGTGACCGCAGCagtaacagcaacagcagcaatgccAGCTCGGGCGGTGGTGGTTCGGCTGGTGGGATGGGCGGTATGGGTGCCGGTGGTATGGGTGGCGGAGTGGGAGGCAGTAACAATTCTTCGTACAAG AACTCACCCTCACCGTCCGCATCACAGGCCGCGGCCGCCGCTGCCTACAAACAGTCCCTCTACAGCCAGGCGACCCTGCACAAGGAGCTGATGGCCATTACGGCGGCCGCAGCAGCTGCCCAGAATCAACAGCATTCCGGTGGAGGaagtggcggcggtggtggaggaggaggaggtggcaGCTCAAGCAGTCAACAGtcccagcagcaccagcagcagcagcaacagcagcagcagcagcagcagcaacaactgcagcagcagcaactgcagcaacaccagcagcatcagctCGCCAGCCTCGGCATGCTGGCCGGGCTCGGTGGCAccggcagcagtggcagcgCCAGTCCCGGCAGCTCATCCTCCAAACAGAAATCCTCCTCGTCCGGCGGCGGTGGATCGTCCTCCTCGCTCGCGTCACCGCACGGTGCGAGCCGGCTGATTGGGAACGATTCGATATCGATCACGCGCGGTTCCAGCTCGCCCTCGATGAGCTCGAGCAAACAGCAGCCAACGCCCAGCGTTACCATCAGTGCCAGCCACGGGAATCCCGGgtcctcctcatcctcctcctccgcctcGTCCACCCAGCAGAACCATCTGCAGAatctgtcgtcgtcgtcgcgtTCGTCGAAGGATGGCAAGGGTGGCAATAGCAACAACGCCAATGCCAGCGGTGGACCAAGTGCGGCCGATCTGG GTCTGAGCGCGTCCATGAACGCCCTGAGCACACTGTCGCAGTTTAACAATCTCGACCTGACGACGCAGCAGAACATGACGGCCACGATGAACGCACTGGCAGCGAGCCAGGCCAAAGCGAAGGACTACATCTCCTCCGGGATACtgaa TGATCCTTCCTCGCTGCTGGGCGTGCGTTTGCCACCGGACACGGAGATCATCAAGTACACCTCTTCCATCGTGGGGCCCAAAGCATCGGGCGGGACCGGCCGTGGAC CCAAGCGCCAGCGACTGGAACCGAACGAGtatggaggaggaggaggcggtGGCGGCAGTAACAAcagtggtggcggcggcggtggtggcagtgGCAGCTCGCATCTCAGCTCGGGCAGTGGAAGCGGCGGCTCGGCCGGACTGCTTCCGCCCGGTCTCtcccatcaccaccaccatcagctcGGTAGCAACGGTGGGCTAGGCTCGGGAGCATCGTCCGGGACGGGCGGATCGAACGATCGGATCGAGGTCATCAAACTGCCACCGACCATCACCTCGAACGGGGTGTACAATGCCGGAAAGGGCGCGG GTAAAGATTCCATGATGGATCATATGAACGAATGGTCGGGACTTAATCTGAGCGCGAAAGGATCGGGTGGAAGTGGTGGGTCATCTTCGGCCGCTGCCACCATTGTGTCCTCGTTGACGGTGGGCGGTATGAACAGTAGCGGaagcaaaaatcaatcatcCGGCATGATGGAGCAGGACGATGCACCGCTGAACCTGTCGATGAAACCGTCAAAATCGTCCAACGAAGGAATGCGCAGTGAATCCACCCACTCGGCATCTTCGTCCTCACCTGCCATGTCCGGTGCGAGTGCCAATAGTTTGCAGAGCCTGAGCACCATCACGGCGGCGCTCGGTGGAGCGGGCGGCAATGCGAACGATTCGTCACGAT cgCGTCGAAAGTCCGACAATAAAAACCGTCGCAATGCGGCggctgcagcagcggcagcggcggccgctgccgctgccgctctCGGGGCCGGTCCCCTCGGCCTGGACGGGAGTGTCAACATGAGCCTGGCATCGGCAGCAGCCGCATACGCTGCGGCCGCACCGGTCTCGACCGGTGCAGGTCTGGGCACCGGTACGAACAGCACCAGCACGCTCAACTCCCTGCTGATGGCGTCGGTCGGGACCGGCTCGGGTACCaataccatcaccaccacctccaacaCAACCACCAGCGGCGGCGGTAGCAGTGGCAGCGGAAGCGGTGGGGGCATTGCCGGGGGCAGCAGTAGCGCCGCCGGTGGCGCTTCGTCCTCGGCCACGGCTGCTGCCAATGTCGCCAACCATCAGCTGATGGCGGCTCAGCTGGGCTTCAACAGCTCACTGTCGGAGCTTTTGAAAATCTCCAATTACGAGGAGTACGATTACGCATCGCTCAGCGGCGGAT CTCAATTCAAGGAAGGCCGTCCACGCAATCTGGGCCGAGGTGTGTCCAAGCCGAAGAAGAACACCGTTGCCTCCCTGTTGGCGCAGAGCCGTGCCGTTGGCTCGAAGCCACTGACTGCCCAGCAGTTGCTCACACAGGATGCAGAAATT GAAAAGCTACGCCAGGCAATGCTTGAGGCGAGTCGAAACCAATCGATGGACAATAGCACCTCCAACACCAACACCGACACCGAAAGCATCTCCGAGAGCGGCATGTCCGAGTCGGAGGGCGAGGAGCACATTAACTTGAAGGAGCTTCGCGTTCCGCTCGAGAAGGGTTGGCGCCGAGAGACGGTGATTCGCGGGCTCACGAGAAACGGACACATCAAGGGTGATGTGTACTACTACCCACCGCAGAGCGTGAACAAGATGAAGGGCATGAATCAAATTCAGCTG TATCTAGATCAGTTTAAACCGAAGGATCTGAGTCGCGATAACTTTAGCTTCTCGGCGAAGGCCATCGTTGGTACGTTCCTGCAACCTGCCCCACTGCCGTACGCGACGGACGGTGAGTTCATCAAGATGACGGACGTTGAGGTGGCACGCCGGCTGGAGGATCTGAAAATGTTCACCCGGCATGCGGGACTCGGTGTAGAACAGAGGATCGAAATAGCCAAGCAACAGCAGGCACTGCGGGACGCAAAGAAGTTGGCCAAGGAAGAGatgaacaaaaacaaggaaaag GCACGACAGGCAAAAGAAgctgaacggaatgaacgctTGGAGCAGCAGCGCAAAGAGAGGGAACTGAAAAATCAACAGGCACTAGAG GCAAAGAAGAAGCGTGAAGAGGAACTTGCACGACAGAAAGCGGAGGAAGCCGCCCGTAAGGCACAG GAAAAAGAACAGAAACGACAGCAGGCACTTCTGCAGAAGGAACAG GAACTTGCCAAGCAGAAGGAGTTGATGTATGCAATGGAAATG GAACGTGAAAGACGAAGGCAACATATGGCCCTGATAAAACAGTTAGAACTGCGTCGCAAATTCgaagagaaggaaaagaagaaacaccAG GTGATTCTGGATAAGTTGATCCAACGGGAGAAGAAACTCGTGATGAGAAAGCGGGACACAAACATTCTAGCCGAATTGAG AAAACCTCAAGAAGACTCCGAGATCGTGGATCAAACGGTGTTGCCTTCTTTCTCAAGAATTCCTGGCCTCAAGCTTACGGGTACTGGGTATGCTGATCTGCTGATGGTGTTTGAGTTCTTGCACAACTTTGGCGAAACGCTTGGATTCG ACATGGAGTCACTGCCCAATTTGCAATCTTTGCATCTCGCACTAACGTCGGAGAACGCGATCGATGCCGAGGAAGAGCTGCTGTCTGTGATGACACATCTCCTTGTGTGCGCAATAGAAGATCCGGGCATCCCCAACCCAGGCCGCCATACGACACTGCTCGGCCAAACGCTACGCCAGGCGGACATCACGCACACGAACGTGTCGGAAATATTGCGCATCTATCTGTACGCGGTGGCCACCGGCGAGGTGAAGCTACAGTCCGGCATCAATCTCGAACGCGATCGTGACGCCCCGTCCAAGCATCATCTAGTCAATGACGAGGATTTCAAGATGTGCAGCACGAAGAACTCCCAGTTCTACGAGCTGCTGGCCGAGAACGCGCGCTACAAACTGTCCGAGCTGCTGAAGGACAAACCGTTCGTGGCGCTCAACCCAACCACCAAGACGGAAATTCTGGCCATGCTGTGCAACGATCTGCTCATGAACAAAGCCGTCTGCAAGCAGATCGATAGCAGTCTGGAGGCGCAAGCGCAACTGAAAAAGGAACGGTACCTGCTGGACAACAAAATCCGAAAGTACAAGATGCTGGTAGCTCGCAAACAGCGGCTGGAGCAGTACGAGAAGGCACAGCAAGCAGCGCTGGAGAAATCACTCTCCATGAAGGCAGCCGAAGAAGCGAAACGTGCGGAAGAGGCCGCGGCAATGgcggccgcagcagcagcagcggaagcagccgcagcagcagcagccgaggCGGCAGCTTCAGCAGCGACCGCGTCGTCAGAAGAAGCAGCGTTAGCAGCCGAGGGAGAGACTAAGCTTCCGGCAGGTGAAACTGATGCCACAGCGGGTGACAGTGAGTGTGAAGTGGTTGAGAACGGTACGGTGAAGGAATCGGCGCCACCAGTGGAAGGGGAAGGATTCAATTCCGTCCCACCGCCCGAAGGAGCAAGTGGGCAGGGAGAGCTGGAAGAAGGTGAAATTGTTAACAAGAAAGATTTCGGTGCGGAAGGACATAAgactgatgatgacgatgatgatgacgataatgACGTTGTAGAAATCGTCCCAATGCCGGTAACGTGTACAGTGACGGAAGATTCCTGTCCAAACACTATCCCCACATCGTCCGAGGTGGAAGGGGAAGAAAATGGCCAGTCAAAGCTAGACACTACCGCTGCGCCAGAATCGGGTGAACCAATGGATACGTCATCGGTAGAACCGTCCGAGTCCAGCTCACTCAATCAAAACCACACCGAATCTCTGAATGGTATCGACGCTCCTACGCCTGGCGGTGATGGTTGTTCTACTCGGATCGAAGGAAACGGTCCTAGCGCACATCATCCACTGCCGGAGGAACATCACGCTCCGCCAACCAcacctcctccaccaccaccaccgccaccatcgcAGCACGCCATCGTGCATCCTGTAatgcagcagcacaacaaggCGATCATGCAGCTAGAGCCAGGGGAAATACCGCCACCCGGTATGGACATTTCGGCACTGGGCATGCGTCACATGGCTGGAGGCGAAATACAGACGATATCTGTACCCTCAACGCCTGAGGAAAGCCCAGTGAAGATGGGCGAGGTGGGTGGTGAGACGCCCAACGGTGGTGTGTTCAATATTCCCGGCAAGCCACTAACCGCCGAAATGACCAACGGCGGCGAGCAACCgtctcagcagcagcagacaccGCAAGTGCATCAGAATCAATCGAACAACTCCGCGTCGGAGTTGGATTTGCTGTCAAAGTCCATGATCAACGATCACAGCACATGCGGTGATCGGGCGGATGAAGACAACAGCGATCTGGAGAGCGAAGGCACTCAGCTGGAAGAGGACGAGGACGCCCATTTGACAGCGGAAGAGGCGCAGCGAAAGTATGACAAGATCCTGGAAACATCCTTCCAAAACAAGCAGCAGCTGGAGAACGCACTGAACCAGCTGCGGGTGAAATGCTTCGGACAGGATCGGTACTGGCGTCGGTACTGGAATCTGGGCAAGTGTGGCGGCATCTACGTCGAGGCGATGGAATCAACCCAGCCTGAGATGTATCGGTATGAGAATGCGCTCGAAGAAGTGCAGAGCCGACCCGACTACGTGCCGAAGTATGCGCCAGCCATCAAACCCGAGAACGCAGTGAAGCAGGATCCAGCGGAGGATGTTGCAGCAGAATGCAAGAAAGAGGAAGGTGAGGTTGATGCGGTAAAGCCTGAAATTATCGCTGACGCACAGGGCACGAAACAGAAACTGCAGCCCACGGAGGATCGAAAGCGAAAGCGTTGCTCATCGGTGTCGCTTAAAAAgttgaagaaaaagaaaaagaagcaacgCACCACCTCCGAGGGTGGGGAATCGTTCCGTGGCAATCATGGCAGTGCTGCCGGTGGGTTTAACGATGCCGCcgacgatgaggatgatggtgatgatgaggAAGAGGACGGGCCAGACGATGAGGACGACTGTTCGCGTACGAGCTTCAGCAATGGGCCAGCGCTGGAGGATGGTCGTACTGCTGATTCACAGTCCGATGATTGTAAAATCATCGAAGAGCCGGAAGTTGTGCAAAAGGAAGGCGCTAGCAATGGCGATAATGGTGCAAATGGACAATCCGCTACTCGTGAGGGTACGGGAGAGGATCGTACCGGGTCCTCGAGCGAGATCAATAATGGATCAAATGGCAACGCGGACGGAGAAGGCCATGGACAGAAGGAGAATGAAGCGCAACAGGAGAATCACAAATCGGTGGAAGATGGCCAATCGACGGAAGGCGCCCCGAACCATAACGCAACGCCCAAGAAGTCTGACGATCAGCTTATGGACATTGAGGATTCAATTCCGACAGCGATCCTCGTACAGAAGGGCAACGATCACGATGAAACGAAAACGGTGGAAGTGAATAATCAGATTGGTGGTGTGAACGTGTCGCCCCATCAGCCTAGCGCGGGCTCGGGAGTATCGGCAGCCACGCCCGAAGATGACGATGACGTGACGATGGTACAGGAGGAAACGCCCACGATCACCATCCCCGATGACGATACGGAGAGTGGCGATCGGATGCCGACGGCACCGTGCGAAGGTGTCAAGACGGAGCACGACAACAAGGGGTCAACGACGCTGACCGATAGCATGAACTGTGATATGAAGCCAAAACTGATGGAAAATGGAGTCGAGATGCGTGATCCGGGCGAGTTGGTCGAGTGTCAGCTGCAGGAGgtggacgacgacgaggagatAGTGACGGGAGCTCGTGGAAACCACGGCAGTGCGAACGATTGCAAGCCAATGATCGCGGCCGGCGATAATGGTGGAGTTGATCGTAAGCCGcgcacgacgacgaccacctCCTCGGTGATCTCGTACGGCAGCGACGTTGAGATGATCGAGGTCAAGGACGAAGACAGCAACAACTGTGCGGTCCGTGCTCCGATCACGCCGGGCAGCTACCTTTACCTGCGCAACACCGACACGAAGCAAGAGAAAGAGTTTAGCGATCAGCTGCTGAACCGTTGGTTCTCGATCGTGGACAAGGAGCTGCCGCTCTCGAGCACGGAATGTCCGCTGCCGACGATAAACGGCAGCACGCCCGCGTCTCTGGCGCGGCAAATCTTCACCAACATCACGTGCCGCGAAATCTGCCAGATTCAGGGCAACCGGTGGGACATTGGCAACAACATCCAGTTCTTCAGCGTGCCGCTGGAGAAGGGCGTCGAGATCCATTTCCCGAACGAGTCAATTCTGTCCATGTCCGGGCTGGACGATGACGAGATCAACGAGGTGATCGCCAAGAAGAGTCGCCCCGAACCGCTGCAGCTGTCCGACATGAAGCCGGCGTTCAAGCGGGAAACGATCGAGTACTCGTACAGCCAGCACCACCCGAACCAGATCCGGTTGCGGGCGGAGATGATGGCGGAAGAGACGGCCGATCCGGAAGAGTATGGGAACTTTTCGCTGCCGGCGTACATGACGCTTACCCTGTCGAATCTGACCGCGTACGTGCAGTGCGACCAGTTCCAACCGCTCCAGATGACACCGGAAGAGGAGAAGCAGCTGGAGGACGTGAAGCAGCACGGTGCACCGCAGAAAACCGAACCGCAGGTGGTGCCGCGTGAGTTTCGCTACGGCTGGTGGAAGATCAACGACATCGAGGAGCTGAACGAGCTGATCAAGGCGCTGAATCCGCGCGGCGTCCGTGAGCGGCTGCTGCGCCAGAGCCTGCTGGAATCGCTGGCGGAAAGTGTGAACCTGACCACGCCGCACCATGTGTCGCACCCGCGGGCAGCACCGCCACCGAACGGGTACATCGAGCCGGAAGCATGGAACGCCTGGAATCCGTCCATCGCGCGACGAGTCGAGGTCGCACTGCTCGACCAGATCGAAGCGATGGAGGACAAGGTGGCGAGCGCTTCGATGCAGGTGAAGGGCTGGCAGATGCCGCAGCGCGAGGGCGACAGCGAGAACGGGGTGGTGGAGGACGTGACGATCGAGATGCTGCGCGAGCGCATCCTCGGGCTGGAAGCGGCCATCGAACGGCGCTACCTCAAGCCACCGCTGGGAATCAA CACCACCGAGGCGCAGATGGCGGTCATTGCGCAGCAGGAGTCGCACAGCACTCAGAACAACGTCTCGAACCTGTCCAACTGCTCGAACAGTTCCGCCGAGGATGAGAATCTCCCGAAAG GTCTGCTGTCATGGCGCGACGCAGTAGAACGATCCGTCACTACCGCACAACTCTCGATGGCACTGTACGTGCTGGAATCGTGCGTCGCCTGGGACAAGAGCATCATGAAAGCG AATTGTCAGTTCTGTCAATCGGGAGAGTCCGAGGacaagctgctgctgtgcgaCGGCTGCGACCGGGGCTACCACACCTACTGCTTCAAGCCACGCATGGACAAGATTCCGGACGGTGATTG GTATTGTTTTGAGTGTAAAAACAAAGCTACTGGTGATAGGAAGTGTATAGTTTGTGGAGGACTACGACCACCGCCGCTCGGCAAGATGGTCTACTGTGAACTGTGTCCACGGGCCTACCATCAGGACTGCTACATACCGCCGATGCTGAAG TATCCACGAGGCAAATGGTACTGCCAGAACTGTGTTGCAAAGGCACCGCCAAAGAAGAAGCCGCAGCGTAAGCCGAAGGAacgcaccaccaacaacagctcCCAGTCGCTGCTGAACAGCTCGCTCAACAGCTCGCAGAACCAGTCGCTCAACTCGTCCCACGAGGATATCGCAACGACCCcgttaag TCCAGCACATTCAATAGCGTCCACGAGTCATGAAGAATCGTCGGCGCCACAACATCTACAGCCACCGCATAGCAGCGTGCCGGGAGTACCGATGCCAGCGGCAACTGCAACAGCCTCAACATCATCGGCTTACCATCATcaacttcagcagcagcagcagcagcaacatccacagcaaccactaccaccaccatcacatcCGCAACAGTATGGAGGGACACCCTTGGTTGATGCGAACAACTACGCCATGTGTCATCCCCCGGTCCCGAACGAAACGATGGCGCTGTATGGTCAACAGcaagcacagcagcagcagcagcagcaatactATCAGCAGTACtatcagcaacaacagcctTCAACCTCGGTTGGGTCAGCCCTAGCTCCGCCAGCACCGCCACAGCAACCGTATTATCCAACTCCGGTCGAAAGTAGCGCGACCAGCGCAGCCACAGTAGAGCAAGAAGCACAGTCGGATTACGTCGCCTCGGGTGAGACAGCACAATATTCCGCCACCGAAGGCTACACCCACGCACAAAGCACATCGGAGTGTGAGCCAGATCAGCAGGAATCACCCGCTGAAGTGGACGATCAAATCGAAGCGTCATCGGAATCGCCCGTTCCcgccgctggtggtggtgaatttTATTCACCTTCAAGCAACGCGATGAATGCGGCCGGCAGCTCGACAAGCTATCTGGACAGCGATCGTACACCCGGCGGGCACGATGGAGAGGAGGGCAGCTGTGGTGGCGACTCGTCGGAAGAGTATCAACCGCGACCGTCACCGGTGAAGGACTCGCTGTGTCTGgcgggcagcagtagcagtagcagcagtagtattAGCGATCACCAGCGCAAGGAGCGGTCGAAGGAGCGCGACGAAGCGAAGGAGCGTGCCAAGCAGGAGAAGAAGGCCACCAAAAGACTGCTGAAAGAGTTGGCCGTCTGCAAAACCATCCTGGAGGAAATGGAG CTTCACGAAGACTCGTGGCCATTTTTGCTGCCGGTAAACACCAAACAGTTTCCGACGTATCGTAAGGTCATCAAAAGCCCGATGGATCTTTCGACGATTAAGAAACGCCTCCAGGATTTAGT ATATAAATCACGCGAAGACTTTATAGCAGACGTGCGGCAAATTTTCGACAACTGTGAAGTCTTCAACGAGGATGACTCACCTGTCGGCATTGCCGGGCACGGTATGCGCAAGTTCTTCGAGCAACGATGGGCTGACTTGACGGACAAGCACTCTTGA